The proteins below are encoded in one region of Silene latifolia isolate original U9 population chromosome 2, ASM4854445v1, whole genome shotgun sequence:
- the LOC141642951 gene encoding protein INCREASED PETAL GROWTH ANISOTROPY 1: MGLTRKQTTPKPKSNPSPSPLSAGKQSSNVITRSFGAYFPRASAQVQPRPPEVNVNDLLSLVDQLRDRESALKTELVELKLLREAASIVPSLEAEIQSKTRRIDELLNRVTELAGENEKLVVEREALKAGFEADLKLKDARIASLMTEIDEVKHLSNSQRFLGFVDAGNKCSSSSSNYNNNNNNNAKWKSSTTNLINGLNPTVSGSCNNNAVKLQVELVTETPPVRCRGPRVPKPPPKRCVSESSSSSSSSLPAQTPPPPPPPPPPPPPAFKSRAKAPPVATSVPPPPPPPPPPPPRSGLKVGTAKVKRVPEVVEFYHSLMRRDSRRDSCVGTADVTSSASAKDLVGEIENRSVYLLAIKTDVETQKEFIRFLIKEVETAAFTNIEDVVSFVKWLDDELSYLVDERAVLKHFDWPEQKADALREAAFEYSDLKKLESEASSFRHDARQACSTTLKKMQTLLEKLEHGVYNLSRLRESATNRFKSFHIPVDWMLDTGFVSQIKLASVKLSMKYMKRVSAELEIVGSGPEEEELIVQGVRFAFRVHQFAGGFDVETMKAFEELRDKARSYHVQCQNQQQQRLACRSLPS, from the exons ATGGGTCTCACCCGTAAACAAACCACACCCAAACCCAAATCCAATCCTTCACCCTCCCCACTCTCTGCTGGGAAACAATCTTCCAACGTCATCACTCGTTCTTTCGGTGCTTACTTCCCCCGCGCTTCCGCTCAAGTTCAACCCCGTCCACCGGAAGTCAACGTCAACGACCTGCTTAGCCTTGTTGACCAACTCCGTGACCGGGAGTCCGCCTTGAAAACCGAGCTTGTTGAACTCAAGCTTCTCCGAGAAGCTGCTTCTATTGTGCCTTCCCTTGAGGCGGAGATTCAATCTAAAACGCGTCGTATTGATGAGCTGTTAAACCGCGTTACGGAGCTTGCGGGCGAGAATGAGAAGCTGGTGGTTGAAAGAGAGGCTTTGAAAGCCGGTTTTGAAGCGGATTTGAAACTTAAAGATGCTAGGATTGCTTCTTTGATGACGGAAATTGACGAGGTTAAGCATTTATCTAATTCTCAACGATTTTTAGGGTTTGTTGATGCAGGTAACAagtgtagtagtagtagtagtaattataataataataataataataatgccaaGTGGAAATCTTCGACGACTAATCTAATCAACGGTTTAAATCCGACCGTTTCCGGTAGTTGTAATAACAATGCGGTTAAATTGCAAGTGGAATTGGTGACGGAAACACCTCCGGTGCGGTGCCGGGGTCCTCGGGTTCCGAAACCACCTCCCAAACGGTGTGTTTCGgaatcatcatcatcgtcttcatcaTCGTTACCAGCACAAACACCTCCcccgccaccgccaccaccaccgcctccACCACCAGCGTTTAAGTCAAGAGCGAAAGCACCTCCGGTTGCAACGTCAgtacctcctcctcctccgccaccaccacctcctcctcCCCGTAGCGGGTTGAAAGTTGGGACAGCGAAAGTGAAGCGAGTGCCGGAGGTGGTAGAGTTCTACCACTCGTTAATGCGACGGGATTCTAGAAGAGATTCATGTGTTGGGACAGCTGATGTGACGTCCTCAGCTAGCGCTAAAGATCTCGTCGGAGAGATTGAGAACCGCTCAGTGTATCTACTCGCG ATTAAGACAGATGTGGAGACACAAAAGGAATTCATCAGGTTTTTGATAAAAGAGGTTGAGACAGCTGCGTTTACAAACATCGAGGATGTGGTTTCCTTTGTCAAATGGCTAGATGACGAGCTTTCTTACTTG GTCGATGAGAGGGCGGTGCTCAAACACTTTGATTGGCCGGAGCAGAAGGCTGATGCTTTAAGGGAAGCAGCATTCGAGTATTCTGATCTCAAGAAGCTAGAGTCAGAGGCATCGTCCTTTAGGCATGATGCTCGCCAGGCTTGCTCTACGACTCTCAAGAAAATGCAAACCCTTCTTGAAAA ATTGGAGCATGGAGTATATAATCTATCGCGATTGAGAGAATCTGCGACCAATCGGTTCAAGTCTTTTCACATACCAGTTGATTGGATGCTTGATACCGGGTTTGTTAGTCAG ATCAAACTCGCATCAGTAAAATTATCTATGAAGTACATGAAAAGAGTATCAGCAGAGCTTGAAATAGTGGGTAGCGGCCCTGAGGAAGAAGAACTGATAGTTCAAGGAGTTCGATTTGCATTTCGTGTACATCAG TTTGCAGGAGGGTTCGATGTGGAAACGATGAAAGCATTTGAGGAGCTGAGAGACAAGGCAAGATCATACCATGTACAATGCCAGAACCAACAACAACAGAGGCTTGCTTGTCGATCTCTGCCCTCCTAG